The following DNA comes from Cellulomonas soli.
TCGGTGAGCTCGATGTCCTGGTCGACCCGCAGGTCGACCGAACGGGCCAGCGCCTCCGCGCGCTGGTCGAGGCCGCGCATCTCGTTCTCGCGGACCAGCTGCGCGCCGAGGAACGCCAACGGGAAGCCCAGCAGGACGACCGCGACGGTCACGGCCGCGATCGTCGCCTGCAGCACACGGCGGCGCATGGTGGTGCCCCTCTCGCCCTCGGTTCGGTCGGCCTCGAGACGGCCTCGAGACGGTCTCGGACCGTCGGTGTGCGAGCGGTCGCGGTCAGTACCGCTCGCCCGCCCCCGTCTCGAAACGGAAGCCCATGCCACGCACGGTCGAGATGTACCGCGGGGCGTTCGCGTCGTCGCCGAGCTTGCGGCGCAGCCACGACACGTGCATGTCGAGCGTCTTGGTCGAGCCCGTCGGGTCCGAGCCCCACACCTCACGCATGAGCGTCTCGCGCGAGACGACCGTGCCGGCGGCGCCCACGAGCACGCGCAGCAGGTCGAACTCCTTGGCCGTCAGGTGCAGCTCGCGATCTCCCTGGAACGCGCGGTGCGCGGCCACGTCGACCCGGACGTTCTGGGCGTGCACCTCGTCCTCGTCGGACGGGTCGGCACCCGTGCGGCGCAGCAGCGCCCGGACGCGGGCGAGCAGCTCGGCGAGCCGGAAGGGCTTGGTGACGTAGTCGTCGGCGCCTGCGTCGAGACCGACGACGAGGTCCACCTCGTCGGCCCGCGCGGTCAGCACGAGCACCGGGGTCGTCAGGCCCTGGTTGCGGATCGCCCGCGCCACGTCGAGCCCGTCCATGTCCGGCAGACCGAGGTCCAGGACGACGAGATCGGCCGCACCGGCACCGTCGATGGCACCTTGACCAGTTCCTTGCACGTGGACGTCGTAACCTTCACGACCCAGGGCACGAGCCAAAGGCTCGGCAATCGCCGGATCGTCCTCGGCCAGCAGCACGTGGGTCATCGCCCCATGCTAGGTCACGAGTACGTCAGGGCAACCTCACTCCGCCACCAGACTCGCCGGGCGTCGGTGCAGCCAGGTGAGCCGCAGGGGCGCGTGGCCCTGCGACCCGGGTCGGACCGTAGCGCACGCCCCGGTCCTCCCGCAGGCGCACGACCGCCCGCACCGCGCCCCCTACCCTCATGACGTGAGCCTGTGGGAACGACTGACGCGCTGGGAGGGGCAGCACCGCTTCGCCGTCGATGCCGCCGGCACGGCTCTCTTCGCGCTCGTGGCCGTGCCCGCGGCGACCGTCTTCGCCTCCGAACCGAACACGAGCGCGACCGTCGCCCGATGGGCCGCCCTGGCCGTCGTGACGCCGCTGGCCTGGCGCCGGGTGCGTCCGGTCGCCTCGGTCGTCTCCGTCTACGTCGTCGCGCTGACCCACCTCGCGATGGGGTACCCGTTCCTCATGCCGGCCGACCTCGCCGTGCTGGCCGCCCTCTACTCGGTGACCGTGAACGGGCCGCGCTGGGCGCACCGGACCGCGATCGCCGGCGCACTGCTCGGCAGCCTCGTCCTCGGCGTCGCCCTCGCCTGGCCCGACCAGCTCCCCTCGGTCGCCATCACCGCGGTGTTCTGCGGGGCCGTGGCCCTGACCACCTGGGCGTTCGGGCTGGTGCGACGCCAACGGCAGGAGACCCTGGAGTCGCTGCGCGACCGCGCCCGGCGCCTGGAGATCGAACGCGACCAGCAGGGGCAGATCGCCACGGCCGCCGAGCGGTCGCGCATCGCGCGCGAGATGCACGACATCGTCGCCCACTCCCTGACGGTCATGATCGCCCAGGCCGACGGCGGCCGGTACGCGGCCGACGCCGACCCCGCGGCGGCGTCGCGCGCGCTCGGCACGATCGCGGAGACCGGGCGAGCGGCCCTCAGCGACATGCGGCGCCTGCTCGGGGTCCTGCGCACGGACGCCCCGGCGGGCGTGCGAGCCGGAGCGGCCAACCCGACCGCGACGGGCGGCCTGCGGGCGCCCGGGCGGCTCCCCGACAGGGCGCGCTCCACCCACGCCGCGGTCCCGCCCCCGGTCGAGCTGGGTGCGACCGCGGACGGCGCAGCCCCGGAACGCCCCGAGGACCGGTTCACGCCGCTGCCCGCCGAGGGCGACCTCGACGCGCTCGTCGAGCAGATGCGCGCCAGCGGGCTGCACGTCTCCCTCGTCCGCATGGGCACGCCGCGGTACCTGCCGCCCGGTGCCGGGCTGACCGTGTACCGGATCGCCCAGGAGTCGTTGACGAACGTGCTCAAGCACGCCGGACCGGGCCCCCGGGTGACCGTGCTCGTGCACTGGCTTCCCGGGGCCGTGGCCGTCGAAGTCAACGACGACGGGCGCGGCGCCGCCGCCGACACCGACGGTCTGGGTCAAGGGGTGCTCGGCATGCGTGAGCGGGCCGCGATGTTCGGCGGGACCGTCACCGCGGGCCCTCGCCCGGGAGGCGGGTTCCGGGTGCGCGCCCAGCTGCCGACGCCGGAGGACGCCGGCGCAGGTGAGAGGCTGGACGGATGAGCACCACGACCTCCGAGCGCACCGCCGATCCGGTGCGGGTGGCCCTGGTCGACGACCAGCAGCTGGTCCGCGCCGGGTTCCGCATGGTCATCGACTCCCAGCCGGACCTGCTGGTCGTCCTCGAGGCCGGCGACGGCGAGCAGGCCGTGCGCGAGCTGGACCCGGTCGCCCGGACCGCCACCGGACCTGTCGACGTGGTCCTCATGGACGTGCGCATGCCCCGCATGGACGGCCTGGACGCCACCGCGCGCATCACCGCCCGCGGCACCGACGCGCAACCGGCCCCCCGCGTGATCGTGCTCACCACCTTCGACCTCGACGAGTACGTGCTGGCCGCGATCCGGGCGGGCGCGAGCGGGTTCCTGCTCAAGGACGCCCCGCCCGAGGAGATGCTCGCCGCGATCCGGACCGTGCACCGCGGCGACGCCGTCATCGCCCCGTCGAGCACGCGTCGACTCCTCGAGCACCTGGTGACCGTGCTGCCCGACGAGTCCCCCGACTCCGCGGCAGCACCCGCACGCAGGGCCGTGGCCGACCTCACCGACCGCGAGCGCGAGGTGCTCGTGCTCATGGCGCACGGGCGGTCCAACACCGAGATCGCCGGCGACCTGTACGTCGCGGAGGCGACGGTGAAGACCCACGTCGGGCGGATCCTGTCCAAGCTCGGGGCTCGCGACCGCGT
Coding sequences within:
- a CDS encoding response regulator is translated as MSTTTSERTADPVRVALVDDQQLVRAGFRMVIDSQPDLLVVLEAGDGEQAVRELDPVARTATGPVDVVLMDVRMPRMDGLDATARITARGTDAQPAPRVIVLTTFDLDEYVLAAIRAGASGFLLKDAPPEEMLAAIRTVHRGDAVIAPSSTRRLLEHLVTVLPDESPDSAAAPARRAVADLTDREREVLVLMAHGRSNTEIAGDLYVAEATVKTHVGRILSKLGARDRVQAVVVAYETGLVRPGG
- a CDS encoding response regulator transcription factor codes for the protein MTHVLLAEDDPAIAEPLARALGREGYDVHVQGTGQGAIDGAGAADLVVLDLGLPDMDGLDVARAIRNQGLTTPVLVLTARADEVDLVVGLDAGADDYVTKPFRLAELLARVRALLRRTGADPSDEDEVHAQNVRVDVAAHRAFQGDRELHLTAKEFDLLRVLVGAAGTVVSRETLMREVWGSDPTGSTKTLDMHVSWLRRKLGDDANAPRYISTVRGMGFRFETGAGERY
- a CDS encoding sensor histidine kinase encodes the protein MSLWERLTRWEGQHRFAVDAAGTALFALVAVPAATVFASEPNTSATVARWAALAVVTPLAWRRVRPVASVVSVYVVALTHLAMGYPFLMPADLAVLAALYSVTVNGPRWAHRTAIAGALLGSLVLGVALAWPDQLPSVAITAVFCGAVALTTWAFGLVRRQRQETLESLRDRARRLEIERDQQGQIATAAERSRIAREMHDIVAHSLTVMIAQADGGRYAADADPAAASRALGTIAETGRAALSDMRRLLGVLRTDAPAGVRAGAANPTATGGLRAPGRLPDRARSTHAAVPPPVELGATADGAAPERPEDRFTPLPAEGDLDALVEQMRASGLHVSLVRMGTPRYLPPGAGLTVYRIAQESLTNVLKHAGPGPRVTVLVHWLPGAVAVEVNDDGRGAAADTDGLGQGVLGMRERAAMFGGTVTAGPRPGGGFRVRAQLPTPEDAGAGERLDG